In one window of Chitinophagales bacterium DNA:
- a CDS encoding cold shock domain-containing protein, translating into MAEFWSKRDREKKKQQAKKEKEERKRERKENARDGNVLDDMIAYVDENGNLSSVPPDMTKRQEINLEDIQIGVPKLEDRNPEDMFEEGVITFFNDEKGFGFIRHSTTKQSIFVHSKQLSEPVKMNDKVRFTIVKGVKGPEAAEVSIVK; encoded by the coding sequence ATGGCAGAATTCTGGAGCAAGCGTGATCGGGAAAAAAAGAAGCAACAAGCTAAAAAAGAAAAAGAAGAAAGAAAGCGTGAGCGTAAAGAAAATGCCAGGGATGGTAATGTCCTGGATGATATGATTGCTTATGTGGATGAAAACGGCAATTTGAGTTCTGTACCACCTGATATGACTAAGCGACAGGAGATCAATCTTGAAGATATTCAGATAGGCGTACCCAAGCTGGAAGACCGAAATCCGGAAGATATGTTTGAAGAAGGTGTGATCACTTTTTTCAATGATGAAAAAGGATTCGGTTTCATTCGTCATTCTACGACCAAGCAAAGCATTTTTGTGCACAGCAAACAATTGTCTGAGCCGGTTAAAATGAATGATAAGGTTCGCTTTACGATTGTAAAAGGCGTAAAAGGACCAGAAGCTGCAGAAGTAAGTATCGTGAAATAA
- a CDS encoding DEAD/DEAH box helicase, translated as MLFQQLALIEPILRALEKEGYTNPTSIQQQAIPEILAGKDLLGCAQTGTGKTAAFVIPILQQLHAAKQQKANMQMPKALILTPTRELAIQIGESIAAYGKYLSLKHVVVFGGVSQHAQVQQIQRGAEIVVATPGRLIDLIQQGLVSIAHINHFVLDEADRMLDMGFIHDIKRVITYLPEQRQTLFFSATMPPEIQHLTQKLLTNPIKVTVAPVSSTVDRIDQSVYHIAKHQKLPLLIQLLDNTQINSLLVFTQMKHAANKLAKKLSEAGIAADAIHGNKSQNARQLALSNFKKGRIRVLVATDIAARGIDIDELGHVLNFDLPAVPETYVHRIGRTGRAGFSGSAISFCDPEEKNFLTSIEKLIQKRIPTSAHGFQGNAQMRQQTNTVSSFTNVKKFMPVQSNKQKTQLHGRILEQA; from the coding sequence ATGTTATTTCAACAACTGGCTTTAATTGAGCCAATTCTACGTGCCTTGGAAAAAGAGGGGTACACCAATCCAACATCCATTCAACAGCAAGCTATTCCTGAAATCTTAGCAGGTAAGGATTTGCTGGGTTGTGCACAAACAGGCACAGGTAAGACTGCAGCTTTTGTGATTCCTATTTTGCAACAGTTACACGCTGCGAAGCAGCAAAAAGCCAATATGCAAATGCCCAAGGCATTGATTCTTACGCCAACGCGTGAGCTGGCTATTCAGATAGGAGAGAGTATTGCCGCTTATGGTAAATATCTTTCACTCAAACATGTGGTTGTATTTGGTGGTGTTTCGCAGCATGCACAAGTACAGCAAATTCAGCGCGGCGCTGAGATAGTCGTTGCAACGCCCGGTCGTTTGATCGATTTGATACAACAAGGCTTGGTTAGTATAGCTCATATTAATCACTTTGTATTGGATGAAGCAGACCGTATGTTGGATATGGGTTTTATTCATGATATCAAGCGGGTGATTACTTATTTACCCGAGCAACGTCAGACCTTATTCTTTTCGGCTACTATGCCGCCGGAAATTCAGCATTTGACACAGAAATTATTGACTAATCCAATAAAAGTAACAGTAGCACCCGTGTCTTCCACGGTTGATCGTATTGATCAATCTGTTTATCATATTGCCAAGCACCAAAAGCTTCCTTTGCTGATTCAGCTGCTGGATAATACGCAAATCAATTCTCTGCTTGTGTTCACACAAATGAAGCATGCGGCCAATAAGCTAGCTAAAAAGCTCAGTGAAGCCGGTATTGCTGCAGATGCTATCCATGGAAATAAATCCCAGAATGCTAGGCAATTGGCGCTGAGCAATTTTAAAAAGGGGAGGATTCGTGTACTGGTTGCAACAGATATCGCAGCCCGCGGTATTGATATTGATGAACTGGGCCATGTGCTCAATTTTGATTTACCGGCTGTACCGGAAACCTATGTACACCGTATTGGCAGAACAGGCCGTGCCGGCTTTAGCGGTAGTGCCATTAGTTTTTGTGACCCCGAAGAGAAAAACTTTTTAACTTCAATTGAGAAACTGATTCAAAAGCGGATACCTACAAGCGCACATGGCTTTCAGGGTAACGCGCAGATGCGTCAGCAAACGAACACCGTGTCTTCTTTTACCAACGTGAAAAAATTCATGCCTGTTCAATCTAATAAGCAAAAAACACAACTACATGGCAGAATTCTGGAGCAAGCGTGA
- a CDS encoding TonB-dependent receptor, whose amino-acid sequence MKMKRLLMLLVILTGLLPAAYSQAFKVSGKVVSAQNNQPLVGASVVVKGSNGGTTTNEMGLFSLTVPAAPSTIVVSFAGMESVERTVNGATTLNIVLQEVSSQLNDVVVVGYGTQKITKVSGAISTVKSGDIEKLVPARAEEAIQGRAAGVNVIQGGSPGSRPTVLIRGIPSFTGTDPVIIIDGVPQTLTDFNSINAGDIESINVLKDAATSAIYGVKGGNGVIVVTTKSGRRNGRTEVTVNSNYGIQEVMRTIGVLNATEYGAMINEGSVLSGGPVIFPDLTKLGVGTNWQNEVFKSASFQSHNVSVRAGSEKSSYFLSAGMMRQGGIVGGDDKSMFSRGNFTANMDFYLSNKVKFIVNATGVILEGRGVQENSFNSVIGSAINYDPTVPVYNDNANTIGQYGFSTRILSEIFNPLTKLENTYNKNTGNKLYGKFELQYDVLRNLKLTSRFGYTKYDGNARTFTPLVFWGLNNVDNSLNADGSTVTGRFNSVAHEKTSNFNYTWETYGNYDFKVGSHNFETVLGFSLARTAGNAAGATRQDVPFNSWEFADFTAATGNNTATNPNALGGYYYQYFRRNVSGFARVNWDYEGRYLASFTTRRDGSFAFGPQNKYANFYSGSVGWVVSREKFFNSKFINQLKIRGSFGSTGNENVNPQFVGIITGGPSYGPTGNSNGYSFNNVFFPGSTVGSAANDALRWEKQVQANIGFDLTVAKNKVNLSFDYFSKTVDGLLFTPSASLYLGTVPIPTANIGATRSSGIDITLTYNETVAKDFRIGNIFTFTHSKNEVTATNDDGTARILGGYYFNGQSQSVTVFEKGFAPGYFYGYKTQGLFQSNAEIAKAPVQQGAQPGDIRFADINGDGVITAADQTQIGNPFPDFTGGWTLNLAYKQFDFTAFTYFSVGNDIYRAYERNANFTNKDRSVLARWTGPGSTNDARNPRYSFTDANSNIRVSDRYVEDGSFAKIKNVQIGYTFPKAKLGKVFNSLRVYLQAKNLYTFTRYSGFDPEIPGGILDTGIDRGAYPQPRTYAFGVDIKL is encoded by the coding sequence ATGAAAATGAAACGACTGCTTATGCTGCTGGTGATACTGACCGGCCTGCTGCCAGCCGCTTACTCCCAGGCTTTTAAAGTTTCGGGAAAAGTGGTTTCAGCTCAAAACAATCAACCCCTTGTAGGTGCTTCTGTTGTGGTGAAGGGAAGTAATGGTGGCACTACTACCAATGAGATGGGGCTTTTTTCCTTAACTGTTCCGGCCGCTCCTTCCACTATTGTAGTGTCCTTCGCCGGAATGGAGTCTGTTGAGCGAACGGTAAATGGTGCTACAACATTAAACATTGTGCTGCAGGAAGTATCCAGCCAGCTAAACGATGTAGTTGTAGTGGGTTATGGTACCCAGAAAATCACCAAGGTATCCGGTGCGATTTCCACAGTTAAATCCGGTGATATCGAAAAACTGGTTCCCGCCCGAGCCGAGGAAGCTATCCAAGGCCGTGCTGCTGGTGTAAACGTGATCCAGGGTGGTTCACCCGGTTCCAGACCAACGGTCCTGATCCGCGGTATTCCCTCATTTACAGGTACTGATCCTGTAATCATTATTGATGGTGTGCCTCAGACACTGACTGATTTTAACTCTATCAATGCCGGCGATATAGAATCTATCAACGTATTAAAAGATGCAGCTACCTCAGCCATTTATGGTGTAAAAGGTGGAAATGGTGTGATTGTGGTAACCACTAAGTCTGGTCGCCGCAATGGACGAACAGAAGTAACTGTAAACAGCAACTACGGTATACAGGAAGTGATGCGTACGATCGGTGTGTTGAATGCCACAGAATATGGTGCAATGATTAATGAGGGAAGTGTTTTGTCCGGTGGTCCGGTGATCTTCCCTGATCTTACCAAGCTGGGTGTGGGTACCAATTGGCAAAATGAAGTATTTAAGTCTGCTTCATTCCAGTCGCACAACGTATCCGTACGCGCAGGTAGTGAGAAATCTTCTTATTTCCTTTCTGCTGGTATGATGCGTCAGGGTGGAATTGTTGGTGGTGATGATAAGTCGATGTTCAGCAGAGGCAACTTTACAGCCAACATGGATTTCTATCTTTCTAATAAAGTGAAGTTCATTGTGAACGCTACTGGCGTGATTCTGGAAGGTAGAGGTGTACAGGAAAACTCATTCAATAGTGTGATTGGTTCTGCCATCAACTATGATCCTACTGTGCCTGTTTATAATGATAACGCCAATACGATTGGCCAATATGGTTTCAGTACCCGCATTCTTTCTGAAATATTCAACCCACTTACAAAGCTGGAGAATACATATAACAAGAATACAGGTAATAAACTCTACGGTAAGTTTGAATTGCAGTATGATGTATTGCGTAACCTGAAATTGACTTCTCGTTTCGGTTATACCAAATATGATGGCAATGCCCGTACGTTTACTCCTTTGGTATTCTGGGGACTCAATAACGTAGACAACTCTTTGAATGCAGATGGTTCTACAGTAACTGGTCGCTTCAACAGCGTTGCCCATGAAAAGACATCAAACTTCAATTATACTTGGGAAACCTATGGTAACTACGATTTCAAAGTAGGTAGCCATAATTTTGAGACTGTACTCGGTTTTTCATTAGCACGCACAGCAGGTAATGCAGCAGGTGCTACACGTCAGGATGTTCCTTTCAACTCATGGGAATTTGCTGATTTTACTGCGGCAACCGGTAATAACACTGCTACCAACCCTAACGCTTTAGGAGGTTATTATTATCAATATTTCCGTCGCAATGTTTCAGGTTTTGCAAGAGTGAACTGGGATTATGAAGGCCGTTACCTGGCTTCATTCACCACACGTCGTGATGGTTCATTCGCTTTTGGTCCGCAAAACAAATACGCGAACTTTTATTCTGGTTCAGTTGGTTGGGTAGTGAGTCGTGAGAAATTCTTCAATTCCAAATTCATCAACCAATTGAAGATTCGTGGTTCATTCGGATCTACTGGTAACGAAAATGTAAACCCTCAGTTTGTAGGTATTATTACTGGTGGACCAAGTTATGGCCCTACAGGTAATAGTAATGGATACTCTTTTAATAACGTTTTCTTCCCGGGTTCTACAGTAGGCTCTGCTGCAAACGATGCATTGCGTTGGGAAAAGCAGGTGCAGGCAAATATTGGCTTCGATCTGACTGTTGCCAAAAACAAAGTAAACCTGTCATTTGACTATTTCAGTAAAACAGTTGATGGTTTATTGTTTACACCATCTGCTTCATTATACCTCGGTACTGTGCCCATTCCTACAGCCAATATCGGTGCAACACGCAGCAGTGGTATCGACATCACTTTAACGTACAATGAAACTGTAGCCAAGGATTTCCGCATCGGTAACATCTTCACATTTACACATTCTAAAAATGAAGTAACTGCAACTAACGATGATGGAACTGCGCGTATCCTAGGTGGTTACTATTTCAATGGTCAATCTCAGAGTGTTACTGTATTCGAAAAAGGATTTGCGCCTGGTTATTTCTACGGTTACAAAACACAGGGTTTGTTCCAGAGTAATGCAGAGATTGCTAAAGCCCCTGTTCAGCAGGGTGCACAGCCAGGTGATATCCGTTTTGCAGATATCAATGGCGACGGTGTGATTACTGCAGCTGATCAGACCCAAATTGGTAATCCTTTCCCTGATTTTACAGGTGGTTGGACTTTAAACCTTGCATACAAGCAGTTCGACTTCACGGCATTTACGTATTTCTCTGTAGGTAATGATATCTACCGTGCTTATGAGCGTAATGCCAACTTTACGAATAAGGACCGTAGTGTATTGGCTCGTTGGACAGGTCCGGGTTCTACCAATGACGCACGTAATCCTCGTTATTCATTCACTGATGCCAACAGCAATATCCGCGTCAGCGATCGATATGTAGAAGATGGTTCTTTTGCCAAGATTAAGAACGTGCAGATTGGTTACACATTCCCTAAAGCTAAACTGGGTAAGGTGTTTAATAGCCTTCGTGTATATCTGCAGGCGAAAAACCTCTACACATTCACTCGTTATAGTGGTTTCGATCCTGAAATTCCTGGTGGTATTCTGGATACAGGAATTGATCGTGGTGCATATCCTCAGCCACGTACTTATGCCTTTGGTGTTGATATCAAATTATAA